TGCAAAAGTTGCTTTATGGGGATCAGTGATTGGCGCAACGCTTTATTTTTGTTCTGCGTTTATTCCAATGTTTATTGCTTATGCCGCGACCATTATCGATCCGGCTGTGTTCGGTCAGCTAGCAGCAGATGATTCACAACGCGTATTGCCGACTATTATTTTGCAACACACGCCTTTATTCGCACAGGTTGTTTTTTTTGGTGCTGTGATAGCCGCCATTATGAGTACATCATCTGCAACTTTATTGGCGCCTTCTGTGACATTCTCTGAGAACATCGTCAAAGATTTAATGCCCCATTTGACGGATAGTGAAATGTTAAAAGTCATGCGTTTAAGTTTAATCGGCTTTGCCATTTGTGTTTTAATTTATGCGCTTAACTCTGATCTTTCTATTTTTGGCATGGTGGAGTCTGCCTATAAAGTCACCCTGGCGGGCGCTTTTGTGCCATTAGTATTTGGCGTATTTTGGAAAAAATCGACTAGTCAAGGCGCATTATTTGCCATTGTTTTTGGCATTGCTAGTTGGTTGTTAATAGAACTAATCTGGGCTGAAACCTTATTAATCCCAGCGCAATTATTTGGTCTAGCTGTCAGCATGGTCAGCATGATACTAGGCTCATTATTGCCTCAGCGGTTCGGCATAGAAGATTAAAATTGGATTAATACGCAATCTTTAGCGTGGGGTCTGGCTGACTTTTTTAATTGCAACAAGTTAGTATGCCTATACATGATGCCGCTTTTAATTGTATTAAATTACAACCAAGCTAAAGCAATCTAAAATAGTGTTTCATGTGACTTTAGAATTAATCTATTATTTGACTAATAAAGGATGGGTGGATGGTTAAATCCTTACTGGTATTATTCTTATTTCTATTGGCCAGTCATGTTGGTGCTAATGAGATTGCTGGTCGCGTGGTTGGTGTTGCTGATGGCGATACAATCACGGTGTTAGACGCATCAAATGAACTGTATAAGATTCGTTTGTCTGGCATTGATGCGCCAGAGAAGAAGCAACCGTTTGGTACTGCCTCAAAGCAGTCGCTATCAAATCTTATTTTTAATAGAGCAGTCATTATTCACTGGCAAAAACGTGACAGCTATGGCCGCATTGTTGGAAAAGTAATGCTTGATGACGTCGATATGAATCTTGAACAAATTAAAGCAGGCATGGCGTGGTTTTATCGGCAATATCAAAAACAACAACCCATTCAAGATCAAGCTGATTATGCTTTAGCAGAACAAGAAGCTAAAGCGAATAAACTAGGTTTATGGGTTGATGAAGCCCCTATTGAACCATGGAATTTTAGGCGGTCTAAAAGTAATACACGTCCTTAGGTTTTTGAGCACTATGTCGCTTTTGACTTAAAACGATTAACGGCATAGTACGCTTTGGAATTTTGCATATTAAAGAAAGATGAGCGATAAGATGAAATGTATTATGAAAACATTATTTGCAATGATGATGGCTTTTGCATTCGTCAACATTTCATCTGCTGCTTGCAGGATGTCTCAGGTTTGCGATGACTATGGAAACAATTGTAGTGCCCAAGACATATGTGACAGTGCACTTGATTTACCATCTGTAGACATTGCTCCACTCAGACCTCTTCCATCAATAGAAATAAAACCACTTCCATCTTTAGAATTGCCGCCACTTGGCACTTCAAAATGTGAATATATGCAGGTAAACGGCAATTGGCAAAATGTTTGCAGCTAGCTTGCTTAACCAATTCCTCAAGTAGTGAGTTAAATCTCTGTTGTTGCAGCGGCTTGCCACGCCTTTATTCAAAGAAAAAGCACCCAATAGGGTGCTTTCTTATTTTGGCGGAGAGCGAGGGATTCGAACCCTCGATACAGGTCTACCCCGTATGCTTCCTTAGCAGGGAAGTGCCTTCGACCACTCGGCCAGCTCTCCGTTTTAACACTTTTTTATTACTTTACAAGGGCGCGATGTTACGCGAAACCTGCATTAAAATCAATGAAAAAATCAGGCAATGCTTGATGCTTGTTCTAATTCAAATGCTTGGTGTAAAGCGCGTACTGCAAGCTCCATGTACTTTTCTTCAATCACGACGGCTATTTTTATTTCACTGGTAGAAATCATTTGTATATTAATGCCTTCTTCTGAAAGTGTACGAAACATTTGGCTGGCAACGCCAACATGTGATCGCATGCCAACACCCACTACAGAAACTTTTGCAATATTATCGTCGCCAGTTATTTCGCGTGCATGAATGCCAGGTTGCACTTTGTTACGTAAAATCTCAAGTGCTTTTTTCATTTCGTTTTTATGCACAGTAAACGTAAAGTCGGTGGTGCCATCGGCACCTTGATTTTGGATAATCATATCAACATCAATATTGGCGTCTGCAACAGGCCCTAGAATTTGATAAGCAATGCCTGGTTTGTCTGGCACGCCAAGTACAGTTATTTTTGCTTCGTCACGATTAAACGCAATACCAGAAATAAGGGGTTCTTCCATGTTGTTATCCTTGCTATCTTCTTCGAATGTAATGAGTGTGCCTTCGCCTTCTTCTTGGAAGCTAGAAAGTACACGCAATTTAACTTGATATTTACCAGCAAACTCGACGGAGCGGGTTTGTAATACTTTGCTACCTTGAGAGGCTAGTTCTAGCATCTCTTCAAATGTAATTTTATCCAATCGTCTTGCTTCCGGCACAAT
This region of Methylophilaceae bacterium genomic DNA includes:
- a CDS encoding thermonuclease family protein is translated as MVKSLLVLFLFLLASHVGANEIAGRVVGVADGDTITVLDASNELYKIRLSGIDAPEKKQPFGTASKQSLSNLIFNRAVIIHWQKRDSYGRIVGKVMLDDVDMNLEQIKAGMAWFYRQYQKQQPIQDQADYALAEQEAKANKLGLWVDEAPIEPWNFRRSKSNTRP
- a CDS encoding aspartate kinase, which gives rise to MALIVQKYGGTSVANADRIRNLASRVGRFKKKGHQIVVVVSAMSGETNRLINLAHEITANPDPRELDVIVSTGEQVTIGLTCLALQELGFKAKSYTGTQVKILTDDAFGKARIIDINGQNMQRDLDDGYVVVVAGFQGCDANGNITTLGRGGSDTTGVALAAALKAEECQIYTDVDGVYTTDPRIVPEARRLDKITFEEMLELASQGSKVLQTRSVEFAGKYQVKLRVLSSFQEEGEGTLITFEEDSKDNNMEEPLISGIAFNRDEAKITVLGVPDKPGIAYQILGPVADANIDVDMIIQNQGADGTTDFTFTVHKNEMKKALEILRNKVQPGIHAREITGDDNIAKVSVVGVGMRSHVGVASQMFRTLSEEGINIQMISTSEIKIAVVIEEKYMELAVRALHQAFELEQASSIA